In the Populus trichocarpa isolate Nisqually-1 chromosome 1, P.trichocarpa_v4.1, whole genome shotgun sequence genome, TTCAAGTCAAGTAGTATAACCAAACAGGAAAAGAAATCTCCAATGAATGGACCCTAGAAAAGGGGCAAAACTATCCATGAGCACCATTTTCCAGTAAACAGATGCCCTAGATTTTGAACTAAAATTACATTAAGGAGAGATGGCagatatttaagaaataaaatcaacagtTGAAAGGCGATTGCATTACCCATTTATCAACCAAATCCTTGGCAAGTTTTCTGTTGGATGTGGTTTCCTCATcagattttgataaaaacataataacctGCCAGAAAGTATATTAAATAAGTCTGAATTCAGTTTTCATTCCAAAAGAAACAGAAAGTTTGTTACCACCACATAAGGAGATCCCTAACCTTTCCAAGCCCACTTTTCTTCAATTGTTCTCTTCTATCATACTGCTCCAGATCAATTGGAAACTGCATGAGAAAAGAAATGTTTCAGGCTCCAAATAATGCTTCTTCAGAAGCAACAACCAGTACTAAACCAGGAAAGATGGTGGAAAGCCTCAGCATACATCAGTCAAAATCCTCAAAATTGCAGCACGGATATTTATATTAGGTAAACTTCCATCTGGAAGGGGTTCTAGCCAATTTTTTAATAACGTTAGTACTCCATGATCTATGAACTCTTGTTGGAGCTGCTTCCTGCACCAGGagacaaacaataaaaattaactgtAAATTCCAATGGTACAAAAAAAAGATAGTCTAAAACCAGCTTACTTTGAGAGAACCTCAGTAAGAAGAGGCAACTTCTTGAGTTTATTAACTGCCGGCTTCCCCTGCCTATTGAGGTCTGCATCTTCTTCAGCAGTGACCTCAAGCTCAGCCATGACATTCTCAACTAATAATGCAATTTCTGCAGGACTTTTCTcattcttcttccttctcttaCCCATCTTGAAGAGCTGCTTGATTTCCTCATCCTCTTCACCTTCCTCTGCCTAGAAAAAACAGAATAATAAACCagataaataacataaaagctAGGGAGCTCCATATGTAGCACATCAACCAACAAACATAGATAATATAATAGAGATGAAAGTTGACCAAATATTGCAACATCAAACACTGATGCAAAGATAGCAAAGCCTCCAAACACCATGAACCAAAAGCAATAGtgcataaaaaaaggaaagaaagaaagaaaagaactgGATAAGCCAGAAGCCTCATCAATTATGGTGGCTTATAATTGATTGAGTGTCAGTAAAAGAGATGGACTATTAACCTGAGGAGCATCAGTAGGAGAGTGTGGTTCATTGTCATTTCCATACTGATAAGCAGGATCCACACCACTGTCATCTATGAAGTTGTCATCATCTACAGTCCTAGCACCTTCTTGATCATCCTATTCCGAAGGAAATTGAAATATAGTTAGAAATTCAATAACAAACTATAAACATAGTTACTTGGGAAAAACCCAACAATTCAAACAGCAGATTTATTCTATAAAATTGACTTGATAGTTAAGCAACAGGAATCAAATCTGTTAAGTTAATTATCTACATAAGTGAGCCTTGGGAGAGTAGTATATAGCAAAATTAAGTCAGACCCGCAGCAAAACTTGCTAGATTAATAATATACTGTCATAAAAACAATGATGTAGAATCAAGTAAATAATCAGATCAAACTTAAACTGCGATATTAATGGTATCCTAGAGGCTAATAAGAAATTTGCCTAACAATTTAAACAGATCTAGCCAACCAGATATAAAcctaaactaagaaaataactaaataaaacaactataaatagaccttaaaaaacaattgaaaaccCCATTTTCAACATTTACCCTCCCATGAAATTCTTGTGTAAATATCAACTCATCAAGTCCAAAAGTCCGATCCACTCAACTACAGGTAACAGATATTTATCAATAACTTGCATGAACAAACATCAAACGACAACCTAATCTAAATCCCATCCCAACAAAATTTAGTATTATGAATCAGAATGGAAATGTCCAATAGAATGCTGATTCAAGCAATTAACAATTAcagacaacaaaaacaaatatttagcaACCACAAAAAATAAGCACCATGAACACTATTTAACCCAGAAAACTTTCCACAAACTGACACCAAATTCACTTGACCTCTTATTCAAGTCAACAATACAGAAAATCTCAAtcaattaactagaaaaaaaaattcaattcaaaactaaacacattaaagcaccaaagaaaaacaataacaattttagaaaaaagaaacccaATCCAAATCAAAACCTCAGAATCGCCACCAGCAATGGTATCCCACATCTCTTTAACTTCGCCATCATCCTTTCCAGCCACCAACTTCGTCGCCGTTCCTTTCTTCAACCCTGATTTCGACCCGCTTCCTTTCCCTCCAAACTTATTTTCCCCTTTGCTAAACTTCGTCCTGTCCTTGTCCTTCGCAAATTTCTTGGCATACTTCCCTTCCCCAGCCGATTCTTCCTTCTCAAACCCTACATAATCCTCTTCATAGTCATCAACCAACTCTGGCTGCACATAACTACCACTGCCACTCTCTTTCCCTGAATCGCCGCCTTTTTTAACCAATCTTTTTCTAGGTTTTCCTACTTTATCCGTGTCGTACACAGGAGTTTGTGACCTCCCCCTCTCCCAATTCTCAATATCATCCTCTAATTCGTCTAAGATATGATTCTGGTGTGGTTCCGGTGATTGGCCTCCGCCATCAGATTGCATTTCGTCGTAGTCCATCAACGGTTCTCCGTCCACATCGCGGTACCTGACAGTAAAGTATCGAtttttagcatattaaaaaccctaattttaatCGGTTAGCTCAACGGAATAGAAAAGGATTgaaaatttacaaaagaaaaacagattTTAGATAGACTGAtcgaaaagaaaatgaatatatCAAAAGATTTCAGAGAGATAGAGAGTACGGATCGTCTTCATAACCCATTGTGAATTTGTGATGTTTGGTTGTGGAAAATTATGGAGCTGATTACGGATTTTATAGTGATGGTGTTTCCATGGAGAGGATAGATTTTAAATGAGCAGAAGCTGCAGCCGCCGTGTGTGTACGGTACTagtgcttttttaaaatagttttttttgtttaaaaatatattaaattaggttttttatatttttatatttttaatattattacattaaaattatattaaaaaaatttaatatttttttcgttcaaatatatttaaacgcaaataaaaatacaatgtaAAGCAGCCTCTTCAACTGTTATGTTGCACTGAAAGGGAGATTTTGGTAAAAGTAgagaaaatagcaaaaaaaaataaaaaaaaaattatgatttagcCCTTATAGTTTTAGCAACATTATTCTAGATTAAAAGTTTTCAACATCACCACTTCAATATAGTTTTGCAAAAAAtccaatgaaaatgaaaatgctaTTAggatgaaaatccaaaaaatccaaagaatttGAGTTCGTGTGGATAACAAAAAGGTTCAATCCTATTTAGAATGAAAATGCTCAaactaataatagtaatagaTTAGTTCAAATTcacataattatcaataaaaaaaattatattgtattaGGATTCAATgtatatactttttatttgatatagaCAATCTAtataagatttgaaataaatatttacatagaGTTCAAAAACTATATCAATCATCTAATTACTAGAAAAGATCGTCAATCTTAGATATGCAAGttcttttatgtaatttatagcatttttatgatttacctttatttttattcattattttctttatagtttcattttttctttacattcaagttactttccttttttttaactctttcaacttcttttttttacctaaaaaactttttgactgataaactctttttaaaaaaaatagaatattagACACgcaaattttatttggtttgcaAGGTTACCACCTTCTTTCACTCATGATTAAGTTTCTAGTTGTAGTTTATCCTCacgaaaagaaaggaagaaacaaataataagtagtacatttgataaaaaaaaattatctaattgatCATTAATATCcaatattgtttcattaaacattaattatattacCAAAAAAGAACTCAAGTAAGATCATTGCAACATCATTTGATGACCGATTAGttcatacaataaaataaagggcatgtttttttgttgtgtcAAACATGATAATCTTGAAATGGAACTTTGTCAtcttaagagtgtgtttggcagtgtggtaacgattgcttttcaaatagcttttcgtgtcgaaatacatgtcaatgatatttttttattttttaaaaatcatttttaatatcagcacatcaaaacgatccaaaaagtacaaaccgcactcaattttagtaaaaaaaataaaaaaatttcaaaatttagcGAAACACAGGTTAAAACATACAGCCAAACAGTTAATTCTCCTTGACAATAAAGAATTGCAACAAGACAAAACTCTAATGTCCCCATACAAGCTTTCACATTCTGACCTCTCTCAACGTCTTTACTTATTGACATTGATTGCTGGCAACTTTCTCTCTTTGGCTGAAAATAAGTCCTCTCATCAAACTAGCAGAATTAACAGTTTAATTTTCTGGTTATAAAATTACTAATCCTACTATTCCTAGTCGTGTTAGTGAGCGGCTGCTACCAGAAGAATAAGTTGATTTCGGTTTTTTGAGCTATTATTTGGTTTATTAGGGTATTTTAGATGTTTTGagtcataaataaattttaaaatgaaaaataaattgaagccCAGTTATTAATAGTTGATCACATATTAATATTGAGAACATTATAATATtaccaaaatatatattgacGAGGTACATTaccaaaataaagaagaaaatatttctttaaacggtaaaaaaacaaattggtgaaAATTCATTGAGAAcattataataattgatttgaattattgaaagaattcaacactcaatataataTTGGTGAGGATTCATGGCGTTTTAAAGAAACCTGGCATTATTTGAAGTCATCACGAGGTTCAGGAAGTCATTTGTGAGTCAAAGTGTCAAACCAAAAAGGAAGAGGAGGTTCAGGAAGTCATCACGAAATTACCTTGGAGACATTGGATTTTTGAGAAGCCGAATCCTGACGAATTTTTAGAATGAATAGTGCATTTTAACAATGAGGGTGGATCGATAATTCGATATATTGGAGGGACATATTAGTACTTTTCAACAACGAGGGTGTGGATGGATATATTGGACttagtcaaacaaaaaaaaaggaagaggggGTCAGGAAGTCATCACGAAAGTACCTTAGAGACATTGGATTTTTCAAAAGCCGAATCCTGATGAATTTTTGGAATGAATAGTGCTTTTTAACAAGGAGGGTGGGTGAATATATTGGAGGGATATATTAgtacttttcaagaaaaaggcTTGTATCAGTTGTATGATGGAGATCATAAAAgttaaaactacttttcaagaaaaaactgTTGTATGCGGAGGGATATATTAGTCCAAGAAAAAGGCTGTGGGATGTTGATGCCTTGATGGATATATAATAGTGTTTCATACAATCGCGGAGAAGAGGCATCATACACTGAGATGAGGAAACAGCGGGGCTCTGGCTATCCAGTTGGAAGGCTTGGCAAATCCTCCCGAAGAACTcatgaaagaaaaggacaagGCAAGCAAAACTTCGGCTGTAATTGTGATGCTAATCTTTGCCGCTGGGAGGAAAGGTTATATACATCTTTACCAATCTTTCATCCACTTTTATTAAGGCAATATGTTGATGTGCATTAAGATTGTAAGACATTTTGATGAGGTTACTCTGTTTTGCAGTTTGCAAGGGTTTATTTTCTCAACACCGTGCCATGCTGTCTTTGCCTTTCTCAATCCCTTGCTAATTGGTGTCATTCAAGTTAAATTCCAAGGCACAGCTCAGTCTCCATTTCAAACAAGCTTACCAAGCATGTGGGCTTTTCTGTTGGCAACAATCATCTATTGCTTTGCATTCGCTGCCAACATGAGATTTAAGTGCACTTGGTACTCTCGACTTTCAGGTCATGTTGCTTTCTTCGCAGGATCTTTTTCATCGATCTCATTGGTATCGGTCCTGCTCCCAGCCCTGCTAGGGCGTCTTATTTTTGCTGTGTGGATTATTTTGCCTGTCGTGGTTGCTCGTAACTTCGTCCAATTCATATGTCTGTGGATCTACCAAAGGATAATGacgttaatattcaaaatacttGGCTTTTGGTATCGGTTCCTGGATGACATCTCGGTTGAGGAACAACCAGAATATCCTGTGGAGATTATTATTTCCAATTAATTGTGCTCCAAGGTAGAAGCTCTACTTTCGGATATTACCGCGACAGGTTTCTTAAAAAGCTTCAATTTTGTTCatactatcaaataaaaagttagctttttcatattttattttttctcactcCTCTCAAATCTCCATACATGTTATGATATCCAGGCAAAAACTTCaaagaattcaagaaaacaaatccaataatcaaattacttttttaaaactagCTAGAAGggtgattttgaaaaattctaAACTTGAAGGATAGAAGTTAAACATTGACGAATCTTTAGGGGAAGAAATGAAGTTTACCCAATAATCAAATTATACAATTCCCTTGTGGATAACTCACCCGCAAGCTTCCCTTTAAGAATCCCTGTGCATAACTCTTTGCAGCTATGCataaacttaaattaataaatggCAAGAGGATTATCCTATTGCAAACAATCCTATATTAAAACCATTATTTCCCAAATGTCGATCTAATGAACAAGGGCGAGGAATGGAACTGTATTGATGCCATTTCTCTGAGTGCTGGGCTGATAAAGTTAGCTAATTGCTAACAAGCTTCTCCCTATTGTGGAGCCCGGGACTTGACAAACCTCCAATAGTTCAgagttttggacaaaaaaaCTAGAGAAACATGTTAAAAGAGCATATAGGCCAAGTGGCAAACCTAGACAAGGCTGTCACGTAAGCCCCGGTCACAGGAggttttggacaaaaaaaaaagtagggaaACATGTTAatgccatgtttgtttccccaaaaatagtttttgagaaattatttttcaaatttttttgtgtttatttattattaaaaaagttggtcaacggaaaacactttgcagtcaaataaaaatttgacttggtttccaggaaagtgttttcctgaaaaatttgggtggaaaacactttccagaagttgtgaaaaatttaaaaatgtcatattatttgctgattatatcaaatttggtccttaaacttttgattgttatatatattttgttttgaatatttatttttcaatttcatctcttaaaatttaatttttatattaactttggtcctcatttttataattgttatttatttttcccctatcatttttttattgaaattttttatctatcaaattttatcctcattttttttattgttacttattttatttgaaataatttatgaaatatttattattattattttaatttctttatcttttatttttttattttttagatttgatctctattattttgattattatttattttatttaagataatttatgaaattattgtttttttcaatttcattttcattcaactttttaatttgtaagctttgtttcttaatattttaataatcttgaaaaaaataaaacatcaataagttattttccagctcatttttcatgacataatcaaatactggaaagtatttttcaatttatttttcattatcctatcaaatataaaaaaataattcacattacttttcagcaaacaaaagGAAGCACGTAGGCCAAATGGCAAACCGAGACAAGGCTTTCACGTAAGCCCCAGTCACAGGAGCTTTCTTCGGTCATTTATTAAGGAGGATTGTCAAGATTGTCTATTTGCAGTACAAATTCTTATAACAAAACATATTTCCTGAATAAAATAACCATATGGCCCAAATCTCCTCAACTTAATGCACCAACAGACTCGTAATTGAATCTGAATTCGTTAATCATCATTAGAAACTGCATTGACACTAttgtatacaaaaaaaaagagaaataaattattaatcaacCATCATATTATTGTGTGACTACGACAGTATCAAGTATTTCATAAAATCTAATCTTATTAGACAATGGATATAGGAGAATTGAGCTGGAATGACTGAATAAGATCAGAATCTGGCAAGTTCAGAGGAGGCAGAGAGAAATGGCTGTAAGTAGAGCTGCCTCTTCTAATTTCTTGCATGGTCATTAGAGCTGCAATTGTGTTCCTGAAAATCCCTTCTCCCGCAACCGTTATTGCTTCTCTTccttctttcactctctcttcttcctctacaGGGAATACTGTATCTATCATGTACTCGCATTGCTTGACAAGCTTTGATACTAGATCGGTAATAAAAAAGGGTTGCTCCAACACCTTTTGAATGAATGGAAGGCGCAATAACCCACCTGTTCTCTTGTCGTACTTCTTCAATATCTTGGCCAATCCtacattaaaatttgatttcaattttaatcataTTCCATAATTAACACATGAACATTTCAATCCTTCATGCCTAAAGGGGCTCAGCCGCTCAGGACAGGGGGACGGTATagtttcttctctctctctctctgtttttttttctttggacaagttttgttagggttttctttttacatACAAGTGAGACTCGAAACTGAAATCTCACCTATTTTACATATGTAAGAGTAACTCTGAGCCAAAAGCTCATTGATTAAGAGATCGTAAGGATAAAGTTGAGCAgcccttttttaaattattataaattagaagaataaaCACTgaccaaaacaatataaaagagTAGTTATCCCAGTAAACAaacctaaatattaaaaaagaatcttcATGAGGAATTATTTGAGAAGAAAAAGTTAGAGCCAGTAATCTATCAGAATAACCACTtacttcctttttcttttgcgACTATCAGATCCCCCAGTTGAATCAAACAAGGATGCATCGAGAGTAGCTGGGTTTCTTGAAGCAAGGAATGCTGAAATGAGAAGATATTTCGCAGAAGTGGACATGTGGAAATCTATCTGAGCAAAATGGTCACTAACTTCTGACTTTCTAGTGCTGCCTTTCTGCCTCGTATCCTTGTTGATTTCAGCTTCAGTAGAAGACTTAGATGGAACCCAGAATATCTCATTTAAGGAAGGGGCAATATGTGGCTGAAAATGACTAAACAACCTTCTCTTCATCTCTTCATTGGGTACAGATGCCAAATCACTCAATGGTTCACAATACTTTCTAAATAATGGTGAAAAAGCAGTTGATAATTCATCTACTCGTCTAGTAGTTCTACAGAAAGGTCTCAGGACAACACTGTTGACAAGAAGCAGAAAAGGCACATTTATTGATTAGATAACACATAGCGAAAGATTGAagtaaaagacaaaaagaaagtgTTTTATGTTCTTACTCAAGAAAGGAGGAATATAACTTTCGATTAGCTTGGTTTCACATCAAAATTTGACGAAGATCGTCTTCTGTGTATTCAGGAAAATAAACAGGAACATGCTCTGTATATCCCATGTTTGAGTAGTATGTATCCGACGAAGTATTACTGATAAATATGAGTCCCACCTCATGCATCTTCAAAACATCATAAAGATTAAACATAAAGGGTAATGCACTCGAACTTTTATCCCACTCACGAATAAGCTCCAAGTTATCAAATATCAAGTAGAGCATATTCCCGTTAGGCTTTCCAGCCGACTTATTTGAACCCAATTTCTTCAAACTCCTGAGCTTTTCAATAACACTTGTCAAGTCTTCACGAACAAAGTTGACAAAATCAGATGGCTTAATACAGCGTTTTGTACTCGAATAGCCATTAGCCGCATTCTTCTTATGAAGCAACAACTGATTTAAAACCGATTCAAACAAGATCTGCAGACTATAACAAGTACGACAGCTAGCATACACAAAAGGGCGATTGAGGTAGCTAAAAATTTGAAGAATGGTACTAGTTTTCCCAGTAGAAGGATCTCCATAAACAAATAATGGAAGCATAGGGGAATTCACCGGACCCAAAAGACGCAAAAGCTCACGAATTTGATTGCCTCTAGCAGGAAAACTAGAAAGCAAATCGTTGAAGCTAAGTTGTTCCCCTCCAAATACAAAGTCATTGAGTGTGGGCTTATaaggtttggttattttttctgtttcaacCTCATTGCTTGTGACGGCAGTTGAAGAAGACAATCGTGTCACTCTTCTGGTGATTTGTGGACTTTCCTCTTTACCCATTTGTTTACAAGTTTGCAAGAATCATTTTTTTGTCAGCGGCAACAGATTCTTCTCAAATTTAGCAACAGTTCTAAAACTCATAGAAATACGCAGCAGCAAGACAaccattaaagaaaatgaaacctaataatcaaaa is a window encoding:
- the LOC18109781 gene encoding uncharacterized protein LOC18109781 translates to MRKQRGSGYPVGRLGKSSRRTHERKGQGKQNFGCNCDANLCRWEESLQGFIFSTPCHAVFAFLNPLLIGVIQVKFQGTAQSPFQTSLPSMWAFLLATIIYCFAFAANMRFKCTWYSRLSGHVAFFAGSFSSISLVSVLLPALLGRLIFAVWIILPVVVARNFVQFICLWIYQRIMTLIFKILGFWYRFLDDISVEEQPEYPVEIIISN
- the LOC112324117 gene encoding protein IWS1 homolog 1, coding for MGYEDDPYRDVDGEPLMDYDEMQSDGGGQSPEPHQNHILDELEDDIENWERGRSQTPVYDTDKVGKPRKRLVKKGGDSGKESGSGSYVQPELVDDYEEDYVGFEKEESAGEGKYAKKFAKDKDRTKFSKGENKFGGKGSGSKSGLKKGTATKLVAGKDDGEVKEMWDTIAGGDSEDDQEGARTVDDDNFIDDSGVDPAYQYGNDNEPHSPTDAPQAEEGEEDEEIKQLFKMGKRRKKNEKSPAEIALLVENVMAELEVTAEEDADLNRQGKPAVNKLKKLPLLTEVLSKKQLQQEFIDHGVLTLLKNWLEPLPDGSLPNINIRAAILRILTDFPIDLEQYDRREQLKKSGLGKVIMFLSKSDEETTSNRKLAKDLVDKWSRPIFNKSTRFEDMRNVDDDRAFRRPTVRRPANNSTGMESRDGDLDLDISRERRSSQSSDRQHASRPDATPLDFVVRPQSRIDPEEVRACAKQVVQDQRRLKMNKKLQQLKGPKKKQLQATKLSVEGRGMVKYL